CCCAGAAGCACAAAATGAGGTCGTCTTACGTCTCATCCCCAAGCCGGCCGAAGAAGGGCAGCAGGGCGTAATGAGCGGAAAGACAGGCGATACCGCCACCTTCCGCCTGGACGATGTGGGCTTTGGTAAAAAAGCCTCCGACTATTTTTACTCCGACGGTACCTCCATGGCCACCCCAGTGGTCACCGGGATTGCGGCCCTGCTGTCCACGAAATTTGACAGCGCAGAAGAAGTCTGCGCACGCATCAAGGGCGGCGTCAACCGTGAAGAAGCTCAGGAGGATCTGAAAAACGCGTCCGTTTCCCAGGGCTTTGTGGATGCTGGAGCCGCCTTTGACGATGAACAGTGCGTTCCGGTTTTAAATGATCTGACCATTGATGGCGATACAGCCACCCTTAAAGGCTATTTCTTTGGAACACAGGGAACCGTCAGTATTGGCGGACAAAACGCGGTCATTACCGGATGGGCAGATAACACCATCACCTTTACCATGCCCCAGGGCATAAAGGGAAAACAGGAGGTTATTGTCACGCCGGAAAATAAAGATTACGGACGGAATATTTTCGAGGTCAGTACCTATGTTAAAGGCTACAGCACCCTGGCAGCCCCAGATCTTAAGCTCGATGAATTCGGTGATTACGACCTCAGATCAGCCGACCTGTATCCTCTGACCATGGCAGCCACCGAAAACAAGCTGGCCTATCTGGGAATTATACTGGAAACCAATGAACTTAAGATGTCAATTTATGACATCGCAACAGGAAAGTGGGATGAAAAGCCCATTTCGTTGCCAGAAAATATAATGAAAGCTGCAAACACATCTTTTTATTCACTGACAGCGGGAAAAACCAAATTCTATTTATTGTACAGTACACAGGAAAAAGTGATTGAAGACGGAAAAGAAACGGTAAAATCTTATGTCCGGGTTGGCACCTATGACCCGTCAGCAGCCACCTGGAAAACAGTGGACACAGAGCTGGGCGGCACCGAAAAGCTTGTAGTCTACGGCGATAAGCTGCTGGCCGTCGGCGGCGATGATATTACCGTAACAGATAACGGCGTGACATCGACCGCTAAAAACAGCGTGCTCATCATCAATCCAGAAACCGGCGCGACCACCGGCAGCCTGAAGGATATGCCAGAAGGCCGCAGCGGAGCAACGGTCAGCGCATCGGGCAGTACACTCATGGTTCACGGCGGCAACAACGGGCTGCTGAATCCAGATCAAAAGACCTATGACAATACCTTAAGCTACGACGGCAGCAGCTGGAACACCTATGACGACAGCTTTCCGGCCGCCGGGCAGTTTGATGCCAACCAGACCCTTGACGCAGCCTATACCGCTCTCAACAACAACGGCATGCTGGCAGTGGGCCCGGTTAAAGACCTGGACAAAGCCGAGATGATGGACACCTGGAGCTTTAACGCCAAAGACAAAGCCTGGGCAGGCGATGCCGGCAAGCTCTACAGCCAGACCAAGACCACCCAGAACATTGGCGCGGCCTCAGGCAACCAGTTTTATGTTTTAGGCTATACTGGAAGAGACACAGAACCGCTGGTATTCCGCTCCACCACCGTGGACTATACCGGCCCGACTGGCGACCCGTCCGGTGACCAGCCGACACCGCCGGAGCCAAGCCCCAGTGTGAACCCATCCCCGACAGCGGCGCCCGCAGATAGCGGCACTACTGGAAACGGATCAAACGCGGGAACTGGCCTCTTTGGCGGCGCCTCAGGCATTGCCCTGACCGCCGCGGCGCTTCTGCTGCTGGCAGCAGGCGGCGGCCTGGTACTCTACCGCAGAAGAAAAGGTTAAACCTGAAAACCCCCGCAGTACAGCTGTACTGCGGGGGTTTTTTAGTGGCTTATTGTGGCTTATGATTGTTTTTTACCCACACGCCGCAGATAAAAGGCACTGAGGCCCACGTAAAGCACAAAGGTGACCAGAACAGTGGGGCTGACACCGCCTGCAGCGCCTGCCGAAGCAGACGGTGAGCCAGCAAGATACTCGACAGCCACCGCTGGGACAATGTCATTGACCGCGTGAAAAATCATCGGCCCCACAAGATTGCCTGTGCGCAGATAAATCGTGGAGAGAAACAGGCCCATGCCAAAGTTGCTGATCACCTGAGTCAGGGTGTAGGAGAGATCTGCCTGGCCGATGAGGTTAAGGCAGTGGGCCAGAGAAAAAATAAGTCCGGCGATCACCGCTGTTTTGATGGATGAACTGCGGGAGGCGCCCAGGCCGTTCTTAACAAGGTTGACCACGCCAGCCCGAAAGACCAGCTCTTCAAAGAAAGCAACCGAGGTCATAAAAACAATTTGAGCCAGCAGCCAGCTCCAGCTAATCCCTTTGTCCGAAACATTGGCAGAGATAAACGAAAGTGCCAGAATGCCAGCAAAAAGTAGAAAAAAGGGCCAGGCGAGTAAAAGGGATTTTCCAAGTCCCTTTCCGGTAAAGCCCAGCTTTTCTGCAACCTCAAGCTTCAGGAGCAGTAAAATCATAAGGGCTCCCAGAATAAAGCGTATGGCCGTGGCCGATAAAATACCAGGCAGCCCAAGGCCTCGGATTAAAAGTACCTCAAATCCAAAAAGAACCGCAATGGCAGCAACACCGAGGACAAGG
The DNA window shown above is from Eubacterium limosum and carries:
- a CDS encoding CPBP family intramembrane glutamic endopeptidase: MDLLKNGCRRHGILAALVLGVAAIAVLFGFEVLLIRGLGLPGILSATAIRFILGALMILLLLKLEVAEKLGFTGKGLGKSLLLAWPFFLLFAGILALSFISANVSDKGISWSWLLAQIVFMTSVAFFEELVFRAGVVNLVKNGLGASRSSSIKTAVIAGLIFSLAHCLNLIGQADLSYTLTQVISNFGMGLFLSTIYLRTGNLVGPMIFHAVNDIVPAVAVEYLAGSPSASAGAAGGVSPTVLVTFVLYVGLSAFYLRRVGKKQS
- a CDS encoding S8 family serine peptidase, coding for MKKRILGIMLSLLMVFSTVPAGVLAQEDSPADYGTPGVDYAEGEAIVYVDGGAAALNNTNSRSRSASAYETEELMAVEVAAEPAAENSPMLRSAAAQTGKSLVLVKSGQDTESLIADLQNNPNVEFAEPNYYVEAYGVNEPTDPGYKDQWALKNQLNPGSTSIPSADINAADAWKAVDTTGNTPVVAVLDSGVDYHHPDLKNKMWTASEDLQAKIGGGTYGYNAITGENPKDPMDTDIGHGTHCAGIIAAEWDNAIGVAGVSPNAQIMAVRFLGKSGSDMAGAIRGYAYIQAAAKAGVNVVAINNSWGPGTVEGRQLRSVSTAATAIGRDYGVVSCFAAGNSNTNNDLNSGGIVNSPYVVTVGAMDSEGYKSFFSCYGKETVDVFAPGSQILSTTSTDKKLAMNEHEMPTQYLPQIQASGDSYFYENFEGDSPSVSLRLLDKDGNKKADSEDGPGYASTKGLQISLDSIQNDEAFAIEMVFNRNELANIDTSALFNIAFQAGCDNAMYGQTFLLQYQDKDGKWQGFDSTQVLEKDKDDNPTQYLPARLRLSDHNWNQSTQEVNLPDFMEYKNPEAQNEVVLRLIPKPAEEGQQGVMSGKTGDTATFRLDDVGFGKKASDYFYSDGTSMATPVVTGIAALLSTKFDSAEEVCARIKGGVNREEAQEDLKNASVSQGFVDAGAAFDDEQCVPVLNDLTIDGDTATLKGYFFGTQGTVSIGGQNAVITGWADNTITFTMPQGIKGKQEVIVTPENKDYGRNIFEVSTYVKGYSTLAAPDLKLDEFGDYDLRSADLYPLTMAATENKLAYLGIILETNELKMSIYDIATGKWDEKPISLPENIMKAANTSFYSLTAGKTKFYLLYSTQEKVIEDGKETVKSYVRVGTYDPSAATWKTVDTELGGTEKLVVYGDKLLAVGGDDITVTDNGVTSTAKNSVLIINPETGATTGSLKDMPEGRSGATVSASGSTLMVHGGNNGLLNPDQKTYDNTLSYDGSSWNTYDDSFPAAGQFDANQTLDAAYTALNNNGMLAVGPVKDLDKAEMMDTWSFNAKDKAWAGDAGKLYSQTKTTQNIGAASGNQFYVLGYTGRDTEPLVFRSTTVDYTGPTGDPSGDQPTPPEPSPSVNPSPTAAPADSGTTGNGSNAGTGLFGGASGIALTAAALLLLAAGGGLVLYRRRKG